The Thalassotalea nanhaiensis genome has a window encoding:
- the tgt gene encoding tRNA guanosine(34) transglycosylase Tgt produces MKYDLLNKDGKARRGRITFDRGVIETPAFMPVGTYGTVKGMKMEEVEATGAHIILGNTFHLMLRPGTEIIEQHGDLHDFMNWHKPILTDSGGFQVFSLGKMRKITEKGVEFRSPVNGEKIMLTPERSMQVQRSLGSDIVMIFDECTPYPATHDEAKISMELSLRWAKRSKAEHGDNPSALFGIVQGGMYEDLREVSAAGLLDIDFDGYAIGGLSVGEPKEEMIKILDHTPDLIPENKPRYLMGVGKPEDLVEGVRRGIDMFDCVMPTRNARNGHLFVTDGVVKIRNARHKTDTGPLDPQCDCSTCKNYSRAYLHHLDKCNEILGSQLNTLHNLHFYQRVMQGLRDAIEQGKLDEFVEEFYAIRGLEVPPLNATQTTEE; encoded by the coding sequence ATGAAATATGATTTACTAAACAAAGACGGAAAAGCCCGTCGTGGCCGCATTACCTTTGACCGTGGCGTTATTGAAACACCAGCCTTTATGCCTGTAGGTACTTATGGCACTGTGAAAGGTATGAAAATGGAAGAAGTTGAGGCAACCGGTGCTCACATTATCTTAGGTAATACTTTTCACTTAATGCTTCGTCCAGGCACCGAAATTATCGAACAGCACGGCGATTTGCATGACTTTATGAATTGGCACAAGCCAATACTTACTGATTCTGGCGGCTTTCAAGTGTTTAGTTTAGGGAAAATGCGTAAGATCACCGAAAAAGGCGTAGAGTTTCGCTCGCCAGTTAATGGTGAGAAAATTATGCTTACTCCTGAACGATCAATGCAAGTTCAGCGTAGCTTAGGCTCAGATATTGTGATGATATTTGATGAATGTACCCCATATCCGGCCACTCATGATGAAGCAAAAATATCTATGGAGCTATCGTTGCGTTGGGCAAAACGTTCAAAAGCTGAGCATGGCGATAACCCGTCTGCATTATTCGGTATTGTGCAAGGTGGTATGTATGAAGACCTTCGTGAAGTTTCTGCAGCAGGCCTGTTAGATATCGATTTTGACGGTTATGCTATTGGCGGTTTATCCGTTGGTGAACCGAAAGAAGAGATGATTAAAATATTAGATCACACACCAGACTTGATCCCTGAAAATAAGCCCCGATATCTAATGGGAGTGGGCAAGCCTGAAGACCTGGTTGAAGGTGTGCGTCGTGGTATTGATATGTTTGATTGTGTTATGCCAACACGTAATGCCAGAAACGGGCACTTATTTGTGACCGATGGTGTGGTTAAAATTCGTAATGCTCGTCATAAAACGGATACCGGACCATTAGATCCACAGTGTGATTGTTCGACTTGTAAAAATTATTCGAGAGCTTATTTACATCATTTAGATAAATGTAATGAAATTTTAGGCTCGCAATTAAATACCCTGCACAACTTGCATTTTTATCAACGAGTAATGCAAGGTTTGCGTGATGCGATAGAGCAAGGTAAATTAGATGAATTCGTGGAAGAGTTTTATGCCATCCGTGGTCTAGAAGTTCCACCATTAAATGCAACACAAACAACAGAAGAATAA
- the yajC gene encoding preprotein translocase subunit YajC: MDFLISKAYAADAPQQGGGFEMLIMLLVFGVVFYFMIYRPQAKRVKEHKGLMEALSKGDEVLTQGGVVGKIVKVSAEKDFIVVNVAEGTELTVQKGAITAVLPKGTMKSL, from the coding sequence ATGGACTTTTTAATTAGTAAAGCTTATGCGGCAGATGCACCACAACAAGGTGGCGGCTTTGAAATGTTAATCATGTTATTAGTATTTGGTGTAGTGTTTTATTTCATGATTTACCGTCCACAAGCTAAGCGTGTTAAAGAGCACAAAGGCCTAATGGAAGCATTATCTAAAGGTGATGAAGTATTAACTCAAGGCGGTGTTGTTGGTAAAATCGTTAAAGTTTCTGCTGAAAAAGATTTCATTGTAGTTAATGTTGCTGAAGGTACTGAATTAACAGTACAAAAAGGTGCGATTACTGCTGTATTACCAAAAGGGACTATGAAGTCTCTATAA
- the secD gene encoding protein translocase subunit SecD, with the protein MLNKYPLWKTLMVVFIVAIGALYALPNYYGEDPAVQISGTKGVQADLSTLDAVKDTLAQANITYQSAALKNGQVLVRFSDYKTQQTANESLSTSLGDKYSVALNLTPATPEWLASLGGVPMKLGLDLSGGVHFLMEVDMKTAMGRAQENMIGDFRTNLRSEKIRYRSVKESGNGVEVIFRNVDDLASAESLLKRTYGDYLFVDNEDKLSLKITMTDAKLKETREYALQQNITIIRNRVNELGVAEPLVQRQGAKHIVVELPGVQDTARAKEILGATATLQFHMVDQEHDLRAAVNGRVPPGSFLVNDQNGQPQLLKKRIMLRGEHIIGAAPSRDQQTSRPQVSIDLDSKGGSIFSNATKDNIGKPMATVFIESKATGEKNPDGSLKFTQQQEVISVATIQARLGSKFVITGQESPAESQNLALLLRAGALIAPIAIVEERTVGPSLGAENVQLGMQAILWGFALVLIFMMVYYRKFGVVANLALAANLVLIVGIMSLIPGATLTLPGMAGIVLTVGMAVDANVLIFERIREELRSGKTPQQSIHHGYDSAFSTIIDANITTLIAALILFAVGTGPIKGFAVTLSIGIITSMFTSIIGTRAVVNALWGGKKIDKLSI; encoded by the coding sequence GTGTTAAACAAATATCCATTATGGAAAACATTAATGGTGGTGTTTATTGTCGCCATTGGTGCTTTATACGCGTTACCAAATTATTATGGTGAAGATCCTGCGGTACAAATTTCGGGAACGAAAGGTGTGCAAGCTGATCTATCTACACTTGATGCGGTAAAAGATACATTAGCGCAAGCTAATATTACTTATCAAAGCGCAGCGCTGAAGAACGGTCAAGTATTGGTACGTTTTTCTGACTATAAAACGCAGCAAACGGCAAACGAATCATTATCGACTAGTTTAGGTGATAAGTATTCAGTCGCATTAAACCTAACGCCGGCTACCCCAGAGTGGCTTGCCAGTTTAGGTGGCGTACCAATGAAACTTGGTTTGGATTTAAGTGGTGGTGTTCACTTCCTTATGGAAGTAGACATGAAAACTGCGATGGGCCGAGCACAAGAAAATATGATTGGTGATTTTCGTACTAACTTGCGTAGTGAGAAAATCCGTTACCGTAGCGTAAAAGAGTCGGGCAATGGCGTTGAAGTTATCTTTCGTAATGTTGATGACTTAGCAAGTGCAGAATCACTGTTGAAGCGTACCTACGGCGATTACTTGTTTGTTGATAATGAAGATAAATTATCTTTAAAAATCACCATGACAGACGCAAAGCTTAAAGAAACCCGCGAATATGCGTTACAGCAAAATATTACCATTATTCGTAACCGTGTTAACGAACTAGGTGTGGCAGAGCCATTAGTACAACGTCAAGGTGCTAAGCATATTGTTGTTGAATTACCTGGTGTACAAGACACCGCGAGAGCGAAAGAGATTTTAGGCGCTACTGCGACACTACAATTTCATATGGTCGATCAAGAACACGACCTTCGTGCTGCAGTGAATGGTCGCGTACCTCCTGGTTCTTTCTTAGTTAATGACCAAAATGGTCAACCGCAACTATTGAAAAAACGCATTATGTTACGTGGTGAGCACATTATTGGCGCTGCACCGTCAAGAGATCAGCAAACTAGTCGTCCACAAGTGAGCATCGATCTTGATAGCAAAGGTGGTAGCATTTTCTCTAATGCAACTAAAGATAATATTGGTAAGCCAATGGCAACCGTATTTATTGAAAGTAAAGCAACAGGTGAGAAAAATCCAGATGGCAGCTTGAAGTTTACTCAACAACAAGAAGTTATCAGTGTTGCGACTATTCAAGCTCGTCTAGGTAGTAAGTTTGTTATTACTGGTCAAGAGTCTCCTGCTGAATCACAAAATTTAGCATTATTACTTCGCGCCGGTGCTCTTATCGCACCTATTGCGATAGTAGAAGAGCGAACGGTTGGTCCATCACTTGGTGCTGAAAACGTTCAATTAGGTATGCAAGCTATTCTTTGGGGATTTGCTTTAGTACTAATATTTATGATGGTTTATTATCGTAAATTTGGTGTTGTTGCCAACCTTGCCTTAGCTGCTAACTTAGTACTTATTGTTGGTATTATGTCACTTATTCCTGGCGCGACTTTAACGCTTCCTGGTATGGCTGGTATTGTACTTACTGTTGGTATGGCAGTTGATGCTAACGTGCTTATATTTGAACGTATTCGTGAAGAATTACGCAGCGGTAAGACGCCTCAACAGTCAATTCATCATGGTTATGACTCAGCGTTCTCAACTATCATCGATGCAAATATTACTACCTTGATTGCAGCACTTATTTTGTTTGCTGTTGGCACCGGTCCTATAAAAGGGTTCGCCGTTACCTTATCAATCGGTATTATTACTTCAATGTTTACTTCTATTATTGGTACCCGTGCAGTTGTAAATGCACTTTGGGGTGGCAAAAAAATAGATAAACTTTCTATTTAG
- the secF gene encoding protein translocase subunit SecF, giving the protein MQILKLKETVAFMSYRKLASIFSIILIIASLTSLATNKLNWGLDFTGGTLLEIGFDQPADLGKIRTVLETGGFDDAVVQLFGNPNDVLIRLGQRENLKAEMLGNQILGVLEQGTGQTIDMRRIEFVGANVGDELTEQGGLAMLTALICILVYVAFRFEWRFALGSVTALAHDVILTLGLFSFLGLEFDLTVLAAILAVIGYSLNDTIVVSDRIRENFRKVRKGTPEEIINISLTQTLSRTMITSLTTFLVLLALFFKGGALIHGFSTALLFGIVVGTYSSIYVASTVALGLGISKEDLIPEVIEKEGADQEELRM; this is encoded by the coding sequence ATGCAAATCTTAAAACTTAAAGAAACCGTAGCCTTCATGTCGTACCGAAAGCTAGCTTCTATATTTAGTATCATTTTAATCATTGCCTCGCTAACGTCATTAGCAACCAATAAGCTTAATTGGGGCCTTGATTTTACTGGTGGTACCTTACTAGAGATTGGTTTTGATCAACCTGCCGATTTAGGTAAAATTCGCACCGTTTTGGAAACGGGTGGGTTTGATGATGCGGTTGTGCAATTATTTGGTAACCCAAATGATGTACTTATTCGTCTAGGTCAACGCGAAAACCTAAAAGCCGAAATGTTAGGCAACCAAATATTAGGTGTACTTGAACAAGGCACAGGTCAAACTATTGATATGCGCCGTATTGAATTTGTTGGTGCAAATGTAGGTGATGAGCTAACAGAGCAAGGTGGACTTGCGATGTTAACAGCGTTGATATGTATTTTAGTGTATGTTGCTTTTCGTTTTGAATGGCGCTTCGCACTAGGTTCTGTAACGGCCCTAGCTCATGATGTTATTTTAACGTTAGGCTTATTTTCATTCTTGGGTTTAGAGTTCGATTTAACCGTTTTAGCGGCAATACTTGCGGTAATTGGTTATTCACTAAATGATACGATTGTTGTTTCTGACCGTATTCGTGAAAACTTCAGAAAAGTGCGTAAAGGTACACCTGAAGAAATCATCAATATATCTTTAACTCAAACGTTAAGCCGTACAATGATCACGTCACTAACAACATTTTTAGTATTGCTTGCCTTATTCTTTAAAGGCGGGGCACTAATTCACGGTTTTTCAACCGCATTGTTGTTTGGTATCGTTGTAGGTACATACTCATCTATCTATGTAGCTTCTACTGTTGCATTGGGGTTAGGTATTTCGAAAGAAGACTTAATTCCTGAAGTGATTGAAAAAGAAGGTGCTGATCAAGAAGAGCTACGTATGTAA
- the cobA gene encoding uroporphyrinogen-III C-methyltransferase has product MNILSNINSKSKFSAGEVALIGAGPGDAELLTLKALRFIQNAEVVIYDRLVSNEILMLTPQTCRRIYVGKAIHKHCVTQEKINDTIVEWAQKGKKVVRLKGGDSFIFGRGSEEVNYLLEHGIASHVIPGITSASGATTYAGIPLTHRDVAHSCSFITGHFSHDGELSLPWSNYADKTQTLVFYMGVKSATTISQQLIAHGRDEQTPVAIIRKGTQNDQQVWRTTLNKLPNTVATNEIKPPSLLVIGDVVNAINQQALADVNDAEQPAFFAPKNNVIQTLSELG; this is encoded by the coding sequence ATGAATATTCTTAGCAACATAAATAGTAAATCAAAATTTTCCGCTGGCGAAGTAGCCTTAATTGGCGCGGGGCCTGGAGATGCCGAATTGCTAACACTTAAAGCATTACGTTTTATACAAAATGCCGAGGTTGTAATATATGACCGGCTAGTAAGTAATGAAATTTTGATGTTAACACCTCAAACTTGTCGCAGAATATATGTGGGTAAAGCGATTCATAAACATTGCGTTACCCAAGAAAAGATTAATGACACAATCGTTGAGTGGGCACAAAAAGGTAAAAAAGTTGTTCGTTTAAAAGGTGGAGATAGTTTTATTTTTGGTCGTGGCTCTGAAGAAGTAAACTACCTATTAGAGCATGGCATTGCTAGCCATGTCATTCCGGGGATTACATCAGCTTCAGGCGCAACGACTTATGCAGGAATTCCATTAACTCATCGTGATGTTGCACACAGTTGTAGTTTTATTACTGGTCATTTTAGCCATGATGGTGAGTTATCCCTACCTTGGAGCAATTACGCAGATAAAACGCAAACTCTCGTTTTTTATATGGGAGTAAAAAGTGCGACAACTATTTCTCAGCAATTAATAGCTCATGGTAGAGATGAGCAAACTCCAGTTGCAATAATTCGCAAAGGCACTCAAAACGATCAGCAAGTTTGGCGCACAACCTTAAATAAATTACCCAATACAGTTGCGACTAACGAGATCAAACCACCAAGTTTATTAGTCATAGGCGATGTGGTTAATGCCATAAACCAACAAGCATTAGCAGATGTAAACGATGCCGAGCAGCCTGCATTCTTCGCACCTAAGAATAACGTTATCCAAACTCTTTCTGAATTGGGATAG
- a CDS encoding M24 family metallopeptidase, whose translation MQKINFFKKLYIFTTLIFVNSFTAYAEQDLGEEFNILSMQERSELVDRILSKRVVQLLPQLMSETNIDMWILISRENNEDAVLKTLLPSTWMGARRRTILMFTRMDDGTVKAEAMSRYDVGNVFKKAWDKESQPDQMLALIELIQARDPNRIALNQSAHYEIADGLVATERDLLFSYLPNKYRERIVSGEDLAVSWLETRIVEEVQAHQEMVALTKAIIRKGFSNAVIRPRKTTVGDLVWWFRDEVSKLGLQTWFQPSVRLQRKYKNMAVSEDPDLIILPGDLLHVDFGISYLRLNTDIQQHAYVLKPEEKRAPKFLINALNVGNKLQDILTSNFEQGISGNEILSKSREQALLNGIKPMIYSHPIGFHGHAAGTTIGKWDSQHGVPGEGDRLLRNNTAYAIELNATVYSEEWQKDIVIMLEENALFSQGKVNYLAPRQEELILVNYK comes from the coding sequence ATGCAGAAAATTAATTTTTTTAAAAAACTTTATATCTTTACGACATTAATTTTTGTTAATTCGTTTACAGCTTATGCTGAACAAGATTTAGGCGAAGAATTTAATATCCTATCGATGCAGGAGCGCAGTGAGCTAGTAGACAGGATATTGTCTAAGCGAGTAGTGCAGCTTTTACCTCAGCTTATGAGTGAAACTAATATCGATATGTGGATATTAATTTCAAGAGAAAACAATGAGGATGCAGTCTTAAAAACATTGTTGCCATCAACATGGATGGGAGCTAGACGTAGAACTATTTTAATGTTCACCAGAATGGATGATGGCACCGTTAAAGCTGAAGCCATGTCTCGATATGATGTGGGTAATGTGTTTAAAAAAGCTTGGGATAAAGAATCTCAGCCGGACCAAATGCTTGCATTAATAGAGCTGATTCAGGCTAGAGATCCAAACCGTATAGCGTTAAATCAAAGTGCGCACTATGAAATTGCTGATGGTTTAGTTGCCACAGAGAGAGATTTATTATTTTCTTATTTACCTAACAAGTACCGTGAGCGCATAGTCTCAGGGGAAGATTTAGCGGTAAGTTGGTTAGAAACTCGAATAGTCGAAGAAGTGCAAGCACATCAAGAAATGGTGGCGTTAACAAAAGCAATAATTAGAAAAGGCTTTTCAAATGCCGTTATACGCCCTCGCAAAACAACTGTAGGTGATTTAGTTTGGTGGTTTAGAGATGAAGTTAGCAAGTTGGGTTTACAAACTTGGTTCCAGCCAAGTGTACGCTTGCAACGTAAATATAAAAACATGGCCGTAAGTGAAGATCCTGACTTAATCATTTTACCCGGTGACTTATTGCATGTTGATTTTGGTATTAGCTATTTACGCTTAAATACTGACATTCAACAACATGCTTATGTGCTTAAACCTGAGGAAAAGCGGGCGCCAAAATTTTTAATTAATGCGCTTAATGTAGGGAATAAATTGCAAGATATTCTGACAAGCAATTTTGAACAAGGGATAAGCGGTAACGAGATATTATCAAAAAGTAGAGAGCAGGCATTATTAAACGGCATCAAACCAATGATATACAGTCACCCAATAGGTTTTCATGGTCATGCTGCTGGAACTACTATTGGAAAGTGGGATTCACAACATGGTGTACCCGGCGAAGGTGATCGCTTACTACGAAATAACACCGCTTATGCGATTGAATTGAATGCGACCGTATACAGTGAAGAGTGGCAAAAAGACATTGTCATTATGCTTGAAGAGAACGCTTTGTTCAGTCAGGGCAAAGTTAATT